In Proteus vulgaris, one DNA window encodes the following:
- a CDS encoding SIS domain-containing protein: MEYLSYQTAKLEQLNAFWTAKEIEQQPECWKKTWQSVKEKRADIEAFLDKALAEPHARIILTGAGTSAFAGKALAPILSGHTKRRVDAIATTDLVADPQEYLAEDIPTLLISFARSGNSPESVAALDIATACLSQCHHLVLTCNANGKLYQYCQNNSSALALLMPEESNDRSLAMTSSFSSMMMAAVTIFLGDNVFSDSIAPFFSHYKAQFNKANQIIRDKYAGKFKRVIYLGSGGLQGLAQEAALKMLELTAGKVVASFDTPLGFRHGPKSIVNKETLVVMFFSNDPYTRQYETDLLREVIHDNASGKVIAITARNDKAFSPESFVYIPALENCSDVALLFPYLMLAQSFAFHSSIALGNTPDNPSPTGEINRVVQGVTIYPFSYKKDDTQSALN; the protein is encoded by the coding sequence ATGGAATATTTAAGCTATCAGACCGCTAAATTAGAGCAACTGAATGCATTTTGGACTGCGAAAGAAATTGAGCAACAACCAGAATGTTGGAAGAAAACGTGGCAATCAGTAAAAGAGAAACGTGCTGATATTGAAGCTTTTTTAGATAAAGCGCTCGCAGAGCCTCATGCGCGAATTATTTTAACAGGTGCAGGTACATCCGCATTTGCTGGAAAAGCATTAGCCCCTATTTTAAGTGGTCATACAAAACGCCGAGTAGATGCGATTGCAACAACCGACTTAGTGGCTGATCCACAAGAATATTTAGCAGAAGACATCCCAACGTTATTAATCTCTTTTGCGCGCTCAGGGAATAGTCCTGAAAGTGTGGCAGCGTTAGATATTGCGACTGCATGTCTATCTCAGTGTCATCACTTAGTGCTGACATGTAATGCAAATGGCAAGCTTTATCAGTATTGCCAAAACAACAGTAGTGCATTGGCATTGTTGATGCCTGAAGAATCCAATGACCGTTCTTTAGCGATGACCTCTAGCTTTTCATCCATGATGATGGCTGCAGTGACTATTTTTTTAGGAGATAACGTCTTTAGTGATTCTATCGCACCTTTTTTTAGTCACTATAAAGCGCAGTTTAATAAAGCGAATCAAATTATTCGAGATAAATACGCGGGTAAGTTTAAACGGGTTATTTATTTAGGAAGCGGTGGATTGCAAGGTTTAGCGCAAGAAGCTGCGCTGAAAATGTTAGAGCTTACAGCCGGTAAGGTGGTAGCGAGCTTTGATACTCCATTAGGCTTTCGACATGGACCTAAGTCTATTGTAAATAAAGAAACTTTAGTGGTGATGTTCTTCTCAAATGATCCTTACACTCGTCAATACGAGACTGACTTATTACGAGAGGTTATTCACGATAATGCATCAGGCAAGGTGATCGCGATCACCGCACGAAATGATAAAGCTTTTTCGCCAGAGAGTTTTGTTTATATTCCTGCGTTAGAGAACTGTTCAGATGTGGCGCTATTGTTCCCTTACTTGATGTTGGCGCAATCATTCGCATTTCACAGTTCCATTGCACTAGGGAATACGCCTGATAACCCGTCTCCAACAGGAGAAATCAACCGCGTTGTACAAGGCGTCACTATTTATCCGTTCTCATACAAAAAAGACGACACACAGTCTGCTTTAAATTAA
- the kbaZ gene encoding tagatose-bisphosphate aldolase subunit KbaZ yields the protein MHPLEKIVQQHKSGKQNGIYSVCSAHPLVIEAALLQALDNDSFLLIEATSNQVDQFGGYTGMTPADFYQYVIEQAENVGFSIEKLILGGDHLGPNRWQHLNAEEAMANADVLIAHYVAAGFKKIHLDCSMSCADDPVPLTDEIVASRAARLAVIAEQTAKETFGYSDIVYVVGTEVPVPGGAAEELDTVEVTSPDAARKTLECHRQAFQHAGVGDCWERVIGLVVQPGVEFDHTGIIDYQSEEAQSLSQVVNDYSHLVFEAHSTDYQTQAAYKQLVHDHFAILKVGPALTFAMREGLYALCAIEETLFPQEQCSKLREKMEQLMCREPGFWQKYYHGDERQQAFARVYSFSDRIRYYWPDAEINAAIDTLMDNLSVKPIPLPLLSQYLPYQFTQFREGMIDGSPESFVIAKIRDVLSVYADACYVH from the coding sequence ATGCATCCTTTAGAAAAGATTGTTCAGCAACACAAATCAGGCAAACAGAATGGTATTTATTCTGTTTGTTCTGCCCATCCTTTAGTAATAGAAGCAGCTCTATTACAAGCGCTGGATAATGATTCCTTTCTGCTAATTGAAGCCACCTCTAATCAGGTTGATCAGTTTGGTGGTTATACGGGAATGACTCCCGCTGACTTCTACCAATATGTTATCGAACAGGCTGAAAATGTCGGTTTTTCTATCGAGAAACTTATTCTTGGTGGTGACCATTTAGGGCCTAATCGTTGGCAGCATCTAAACGCTGAAGAAGCGATGGCGAATGCAGATGTGTTGATTGCACATTATGTTGCCGCTGGTTTCAAAAAAATCCACCTTGATTGCAGTATGTCTTGTGCTGACGATCCTGTTCCTTTAACTGATGAAATTGTGGCATCCCGTGCTGCACGTCTTGCTGTTATTGCAGAACAGACAGCAAAAGAGACTTTTGGTTATAGTGATATTGTCTATGTGGTTGGTACCGAAGTGCCCGTACCGGGCGGTGCCGCTGAAGAGCTTGATACTGTTGAAGTTACTTCACCTGATGCTGCACGTAAAACCTTAGAATGCCATCGCCAAGCTTTTCAACATGCTGGTGTAGGTGATTGTTGGGAACGTGTTATTGGTTTGGTGGTTCAACCCGGCGTTGAGTTCGATCATACGGGGATTATTGATTACCAATCCGAAGAAGCACAATCATTAAGCCAAGTCGTGAACGATTATTCTCATCTAGTTTTTGAAGCCCATTCTACTGACTATCAAACCCAAGCGGCTTATAAACAACTCGTTCATGATCATTTTGCCATTTTAAAAGTAGGACCCGCATTAACCTTTGCAATGCGCGAAGGATTATATGCACTTTGCGCCATTGAAGAAACATTATTCCCTCAAGAACAGTGTTCTAAATTGCGTGAAAAAATGGAACAACTGATGTGCCGTGAGCCTGGATTTTGGCAAAAATATTATCACGGTGATGAGCGACAACAAGCCTTTGCTCGAGTGTATAGTTTTAGTGATCGTATCCGTTATTACTGGCCTGATGCTGAAATTAATGCTGCTATCGATACGCTAATGGATAACTTATCCGTTAAACCAATTCCATTGCCGTTACTAAGCCAATACCTCCCTTATCAATTTACCCAATTTAGAGAAGGCATGATTGACGGCTCCCCTGAATCTTTTGTTATTGCGAAAATTCGTGATGTGTTATCGGTGTATGCCGATGCGTGCTATGTCCATTAA
- the agaR gene encoding transcriptional repressor AgaR: MKAAVERRMEILDMVNQQGKARVEDLAELFKVSSVTIRSDLSFLEKNGYIVRSHGAAIPNTGFIAELSIHEKRGQNAGIKTLIGKAAATLIKDGDTVILDSGTTTREIATHLKSRENVVVMTNGLDVAMELANTSGVEVLMTGGVLRKSALSFSGSQAENSLRNYRFDKVFLGVDGFDLRVGITTHNEQEASLNRLMCDISETIIAVADSTKFSKRSCHMIREFGDIDILVTDSGIPEEYIQELKDHKIEVIIVDDKAS, encoded by the coding sequence GTGAAAGCGGCAGTTGAGAGGCGTATGGAAATCCTCGATATGGTAAACCAACAAGGTAAAGCCAGAGTCGAAGATCTCGCTGAATTATTTAAAGTCTCAAGTGTCACTATCCGCAGCGATCTAAGTTTTCTTGAGAAAAATGGTTATATCGTTCGCTCTCATGGTGCAGCAATTCCTAACACAGGATTTATTGCCGAATTGAGTATCCACGAAAAACGTGGACAAAACGCGGGCATAAAAACATTAATCGGGAAAGCTGCCGCAACGCTGATAAAGGATGGAGACACCGTCATTCTTGACTCGGGGACAACTACTCGCGAAATCGCGACACACTTAAAGTCGCGCGAAAATGTAGTGGTCATGACTAACGGTCTGGATGTCGCAATGGAGTTAGCAAATACCTCAGGTGTGGAAGTATTAATGACCGGTGGTGTATTGCGAAAAAGTGCGTTGTCTTTTTCAGGCTCACAAGCTGAAAATAGTCTTAGAAATTACCGTTTTGATAAGGTTTTTCTAGGTGTTGACGGATTCGATTTACGTGTTGGTATTACTACACACAATGAACAGGAAGCCAGCCTTAACCGTTTAATGTGTGATATCTCAGAAACGATTATTGCGGTTGCAGATTCTACGAAATTCAGTAAACGCAGCTGTCATATGATCAGAGAATTTGGTGATATTGATATATTAGTGACCGACTCAGGTATCCCTGAAGAATATATTCAGGAACTGAAAGATCACAAAATCGAAGTGATTATCGTCGACGATAAGGCATCGTAA
- a CDS encoding anaerobic sulfatase maturase, with amino-acid sequence MALNQPAYFHMMAKPTSYHCNIKCEYCFYLEKENIFPDEKKETGHTVMPDGVLRRYIKDYIQSHSGDQVDFSWQGGEPTLAGLAFFEQVVKYQKQFANGKTITNSVQTNAIAINRQWAQFFADNHFLLGVSIDGIEAVHDKYRISVNGSPTFERVKRAIKLLNEYGVEFNTLTVVNDQNWNKGKETYQALKELGSTFFQFIPIVEVDRRFPHTHGGHYAPGPNAQLAPFSVPAEGYGQFMAEVFDEWVRQGDIGKIYIRLFDSLLGTWMGYPASTCIQSKTCGQALIIEANGDVYSCDHYVYPANNLGNIHQNSLAHIVTSKQQQRFGQNKYDKQTSLCKQCEVQSLCYGGCPKHRIITIEGEKYRHNYLCRSYKKIFHHTAIGMQLMQQAISRGGLASDALPAMKKNYLK; translated from the coding sequence ATGGCATTAAATCAACCTGCTTATTTTCATATGATGGCAAAACCTACAAGCTACCACTGTAATATTAAGTGTGAATACTGCTTTTATCTGGAAAAAGAAAATATTTTTCCAGATGAAAAAAAAGAAACAGGCCATACCGTAATGCCAGATGGTGTGCTTCGTCGTTATATTAAAGATTATATTCAATCACACAGCGGTGATCAGGTTGATTTTTCTTGGCAAGGTGGAGAGCCAACACTTGCAGGATTGGCTTTCTTTGAACAAGTTGTCAAATACCAAAAACAATTTGCTAACGGTAAGACAATTACAAATAGTGTACAAACCAATGCAATTGCCATTAATCGCCAATGGGCACAATTCTTTGCTGATAATCATTTTCTATTAGGCGTTTCAATTGATGGTATTGAAGCTGTTCATGATAAATATCGTATTTCTGTCAATGGAAGCCCTACTTTTGAACGAGTAAAACGTGCAATTAAATTACTCAATGAATATGGCGTCGAATTTAATACACTCACTGTCGTTAATGACCAAAACTGGAATAAAGGAAAAGAAACTTATCAAGCCTTAAAAGAATTAGGTTCTACTTTCTTTCAATTTATTCCCATCGTCGAAGTCGATAGACGCTTTCCTCATACTCATGGAGGACATTATGCACCGGGCCCTAATGCACAATTAGCGCCTTTTTCTGTTCCAGCAGAAGGCTATGGACAATTTATGGCTGAAGTATTTGATGAATGGGTACGGCAAGGCGATATCGGGAAAATATATATCCGCTTATTTGATAGTTTATTAGGCACATGGATGGGATATCCTGCATCAACCTGTATTCAATCTAAAACCTGTGGTCAAGCATTGATCATTGAAGCCAATGGCGATGTTTACTCTTGTGATCACTATGTCTATCCCGCCAATAATTTGGGCAATATTCATCAAAACAGCCTTGCTCATATAGTCACATCAAAACAGCAACAGCGCTTTGGCCAAAATAAATATGATAAACAAACAAGCCTTTGCAAACAGTGTGAAGTGCAAAGCTTATGTTATGGCGGTTGCCCTAAACATCGCATTATTACTATTGAAGGCGAAAAATATCGCCATAACTACCTATGTCGCTCTTATAAAAAAATATTTCACCATACCGCGATAGGCATGCAATTAATGCAACAAGCTATTTCACGTGGGGGCCTTGCTAGTGATGCACTTCCTGCGATGAAAAAAAACTACTTAAAGTAA
- a CDS encoding sulfatase family protein — translation MILPSVKKSLLAGLIATSCLSIPITANAGGTPEKPNILLIVMDDLGTGQLDFVLDTLNADELAQRPTPSRYEGDINKMVEAARIAMPNVSQMATNGAKMTNAFVAHPVCGPSRAGIFTGRSPASFGTYSNDDAILGIPKDIKLLPSLFQENGYATASIGKWHNAKVIHKPKINESKQTRDYHDNMISTPEVGYAPHERGFDYDFSYYASGVALWNSPAFWRNGVNVPAPGYTTHLLTDETLKFIDEHKDKPFFINLSYSVPHIPLEQASPAKYMEKFDTGNVEADKYFAALNAADEGIGQIIAKLKANGELENTLIFFLSDNGAVNESPMPMNAMDRGFKGQMFNGGVRVPFIAYQPGTISAGTKSDEMISALDILPTALQTAGIAIPDNLNIEGKNIMPLLKGETTKSPHNYLYWAGPGTKHYSEENQEFWHGYHQWITYQRKTPPTNPNLEKLSKGAWAVRDGEWALYFYDDGKNQPQLFNDKNDPAESIDLAKQNPQKVTELKNAYYQWIKDKPKPVLWGQDHYQILVDSAKP, via the coding sequence GTGATCTTACCTTCTGTTAAAAAAAGCTTACTCGCTGGGCTGATTGCTACGTCATGTTTAAGTATTCCAATCACTGCCAATGCAGGTGGTACACCTGAAAAGCCGAATATTTTGCTGATAGTGATGGATGATTTAGGTACAGGGCAACTTGATTTTGTACTGGATACCTTAAATGCCGATGAATTAGCACAAAGACCAACACCGTCGCGTTATGAAGGCGATATCAATAAGATGGTTGAAGCTGCACGCATTGCAATGCCAAATGTCAGTCAAATGGCTACAAATGGTGCCAAAATGACCAATGCATTTGTTGCTCATCCTGTTTGTGGACCATCACGAGCTGGTATTTTTACGGGGCGTTCTCCTGCAAGCTTTGGTACTTATAGCAATGATGATGCTATTTTAGGTATTCCTAAAGATATCAAACTATTGCCTTCACTTTTTCAAGAAAATGGCTATGCCACAGCCAGTATTGGAAAATGGCACAATGCAAAAGTGATCCACAAACCGAAAATTAATGAAAGTAAGCAAACTCGTGATTATCACGACAACATGATCTCAACACCAGAAGTAGGTTACGCGCCCCATGAACGAGGTTTTGATTATGACTTTAGCTATTACGCATCGGGTGTGGCTTTATGGAATTCACCTGCATTTTGGCGTAATGGTGTCAATGTTCCCGCGCCAGGTTATACCACGCATCTGTTAACGGATGAGACCTTAAAATTTATTGATGAGCACAAAGATAAACCATTCTTTATTAATCTCTCCTATAGCGTTCCTCATATTCCGTTAGAACAAGCCTCACCCGCTAAATATATGGAGAAATTTGATACTGGCAATGTTGAAGCAGATAAATACTTTGCTGCCTTAAATGCAGCCGATGAAGGCATTGGTCAAATAATTGCAAAATTAAAAGCAAATGGTGAATTAGAAAATACACTTATCTTTTTCTTATCCGACAATGGCGCAGTTAATGAATCACCAATGCCAATGAATGCAATGGATAGAGGCTTTAAAGGACAAATGTTTAATGGTGGGGTCAGAGTACCTTTTATTGCTTATCAACCTGGCACTATTTCAGCTGGTACAAAAAGTGATGAGATGATCTCCGCACTTGATATTTTACCGACTGCGCTACAAACAGCAGGTATTGCTATTCCTGACAACCTAAATATTGAAGGGAAAAACATCATGCCTTTACTCAAAGGTGAAACAACAAAATCCCCTCACAACTATCTTTATTGGGCAGGTCCTGGCACTAAACATTACAGTGAAGAAAACCAAGAGTTTTGGCACGGATATCACCAATGGATAACCTATCAACGTAAAACACCGCCTACAAATCCTAATTTAGAAAAGCTCTCTAAAGGTGCTTGGGCTGTGCGTGACGGTGAATGGGCACTCTATTTTTATGATGACGGGAAAAATCAGCCTCAACTTTTTAACGATAAAAACGATCCGGCTGAATCAATCGATCTTGCTAAACAAAATCCACAAAAAGTGACAGAGCTAAAAAATGCGTATTACCAGTGGATCAAAGATAAGCCAAAGCCCGTTCTTTGGGGACAAGATCACTATCAAATATTAGTGGATTCTGCAAAACCTTAA
- a CDS encoding DUF2264 domain-containing protein yields the protein MAIKIASSARPKLPYEHPNVEIYQRLFKENIIRRLVRKSAYRRYDKTITHFFNDENQSLFSLCEMLTQYVTQAFHHYQVWGYSHAYYPGSPGQQTARTDALEGVSRVLPLLAAWIVSSKKSTLMGLNQQAFNLPLMIKQSFIHGTDPLHKGYWGKLENYDQRICEAADLALTLWISREWVWDTLTPATQQQIIVWFEQVNHCEIVDNNWHFFPLTVQFVIKALTGKDTITHWRYERLKEFYVGNGWFRDGAKGNYDYYNAWGFYYSLYWLAQIDPQFDTAFITQSLNTFNQHYLYFMTPKGIPFFGRSACYRLAVSVPLLAGVDLHCPSVKVGEAKRAFESSLRYFISQGALKNGAPTQGLFNHDPRLVDNYSGPASSFWSLRAVIIALYCADRINLWQTPSLPLPIEKDNFRFEIPAIQALVTGVKATQEVTVIFCEDYTTQQTPLTRRLEKQTLAQKVAETVIGQSRRPKNNLLRKGITSYSSKMAHFF from the coding sequence ATGGCTATTAAAATTGCATCTTCAGCACGTCCAAAACTCCCTTATGAGCACCCAAACGTAGAAATCTATCAACGCTTATTTAAGGAAAATATCATTCGACGATTAGTCAGAAAATCAGCTTATCGTCGCTATGACAAAACGATCACTCACTTTTTTAATGATGAAAATCAGTCACTTTTCTCTTTATGCGAAATGTTGACACAGTATGTCACTCAAGCTTTTCATCATTATCAAGTCTGGGGTTACTCCCATGCTTATTATCCCGGCAGTCCTGGACAACAAACCGCCAGAACAGATGCCCTTGAAGGAGTGAGTCGAGTTCTTCCTTTATTAGCAGCATGGATTGTCAGTAGCAAAAAAAGCACCTTAATGGGATTAAATCAGCAAGCATTTAATTTACCATTAATGATCAAACAAAGTTTTATTCATGGCACTGATCCGCTTCATAAAGGCTATTGGGGAAAACTTGAAAATTACGATCAAAGAATTTGTGAGGCAGCGGATTTAGCGCTCACACTCTGGATAAGCCGTGAATGGGTTTGGGATACATTAACACCTGCTACACAACAACAAATTATTGTTTGGTTTGAACAAGTTAATCACTGTGAAATTGTTGATAATAATTGGCATTTCTTCCCTCTTACCGTCCAGTTTGTGATTAAAGCACTCACAGGAAAAGACACGATTACCCATTGGCGTTATGAACGATTAAAAGAATTTTATGTTGGTAATGGATGGTTTCGAGATGGTGCAAAAGGTAATTATGATTACTACAATGCGTGGGGTTTTTACTATTCACTGTATTGGTTAGCACAAATTGACCCTCAATTCGATACGGCATTTATTACTCAATCACTTAACACCTTTAATCAACATTACCTTTATTTTATGACCCCAAAAGGTATTCCTTTTTTTGGTCGTAGCGCCTGCTACCGCCTTGCGGTTTCTGTGCCATTATTAGCGGGTGTCGATTTGCATTGCCCTTCAGTCAAAGTAGGCGAGGCAAAACGCGCCTTTGAAAGTAGCCTACGTTATTTTATTTCTCAAGGCGCATTAAAAAACGGTGCGCCAACTCAAGGTTTATTTAATCACGATCCCCGTTTAGTTGATAACTACAGCGGTCCTGCTAGTAGTTTTTGGTCATTACGTGCCGTCATTATCGCGCTTTATTGTGCCGATCGAATCAATTTATGGCAAACACCTTCACTTCCTTTACCCATAGAAAAAGATAACTTTCGTTTCGAAATTCCTGCAATTCAAGCTTTAGTAACTGGAGTGAAAGCAACACAAGAGGTAACCGTCATTTTTTGCGAAGATTATACGACTCAGCAAACCCCATTAACTCGCCGTTTAGAAAAACAAACCTTAGCACAAAAAGTCGCGGAAACCGTGATAGGACAGTCTAGACGACCGAAAAATAATTTATTACGCAAAGGGATCACCAGTTATAGCTCGAAAATGGCACATTTTTTCTAA
- a CDS encoding tagatose bisphosphate family class II aldolase, which produces MYLVSTRNMLNKAQRENYAVPAFNIHNLETIQVVMETAAEMASPVILAGTPSTFAYAGSDYLISICQQAAEQYRIPVALHLDHHEDIPDICHKVTSGVRSAMIDASHFHFEENIRIVKEVVNFCHHWDCTVEAELGRLGGQEDDLIVDAKDALFTDPDSAVQFIKATGIDSLAVAIGTAHGMYKHEPHLDFDRLEIIRQKTDIPLVLHGASGIPDDDVRRCIDLGICKVNVATELKIAFSNAIKQYFLDNPDASDPRHYLVPGKAAMKAVVADKIRVCKSDGKL; this is translated from the coding sequence ATGTATCTGGTTTCTACTCGTAATATGCTCAATAAAGCACAGCGTGAAAATTATGCTGTGCCTGCTTTTAATATTCACAACTTGGAAACTATCCAAGTTGTGATGGAAACGGCTGCTGAAATGGCATCCCCCGTTATTTTAGCAGGTACACCAAGTACGTTTGCTTATGCAGGTAGTGATTATTTGATCTCTATTTGCCAGCAAGCCGCAGAACAATACCGAATTCCCGTTGCACTACATTTAGATCATCATGAAGACATTCCTGATATTTGCCATAAAGTCACTTCAGGCGTGCGATCAGCCATGATCGATGCCTCTCATTTTCATTTTGAAGAAAACATTCGTATCGTCAAAGAAGTTGTTAACTTCTGCCATCATTGGGATTGCACGGTAGAGGCTGAATTAGGTCGCCTTGGTGGACAGGAAGATGATCTTATCGTTGATGCTAAAGATGCCCTATTCACCGATCCTGATTCGGCAGTACAATTTATTAAAGCAACTGGCATTGATTCATTAGCCGTGGCAATCGGCACCGCACATGGCATGTATAAACATGAACCTCATCTTGATTTTGATCGTTTAGAAATTATCCGCCAAAAGACTGATATTCCGTTAGTTCTCCATGGTGCATCAGGGATCCCTGATGATGATGTACGCCGTTGTATTGATTTAGGTATTTGCAAGGTCAATGTTGCAACTGAACTAAAAATTGCTTTTTCCAACGCGATTAAGCAGTACTTTTTAGATAACCCTGATGCAAGTGATCCTCGCCATTACCTTGTACCGGGCAAAGCCGCAATGAAAGCGGTGGTTGCAGATAAAATTCGTGTCTGTAAAAGTGATGGGAAACTGTGA
- a CDS encoding sugar kinase produces the protein MKTNRTVAIIGECMIELSGQPFLPQQQRFGGDTLNTALYLSRLEPSLHPRYITGLGADTYSTLMKKAWEEEGINCQSVITIPEKLPGLYAIEIDPCGERSFHYWRNDAAARYIAADSRFTTHLNALPNNSVIYLSGISLAILTPKGKESLLTQLIHLKQRGITLIVDSNYRPRLWDSIPHAQEWFEKLYRLSDIALVTGDDEKMLWQQPILTEQSIAQRLHQWGNQNVIVKLGAHGAFWSDGIDTGYIAPKPIDSVVDTTAAGDSFNAGFIAAWLQNNHLPTCCLWGNTLAGLVIQHHGAIIPHKVTDSFYTLIKDNHDTVNC, from the coding sequence GTGAAAACAAATAGAACTGTCGCCATTATTGGCGAATGTATGATTGAACTCAGTGGTCAACCTTTTCTACCGCAACAACAGCGCTTTGGGGGTGATACGCTCAACACCGCGCTGTATTTATCACGACTAGAGCCTTCATTACATCCTCGCTATATAACGGGTTTAGGCGCTGATACTTACAGTACCTTAATGAAAAAAGCATGGGAAGAAGAAGGAATTAACTGCCAATCTGTTATTACTATTCCTGAAAAACTTCCCGGCCTATATGCCATTGAAATTGATCCTTGCGGTGAACGTAGTTTTCATTATTGGCGTAATGATGCGGCCGCACGTTATATTGCAGCAGATAGCCGTTTTACAACACACCTCAATGCACTACCTAATAATAGTGTGATTTACCTCAGCGGAATTTCTCTTGCTATTTTAACGCCGAAAGGGAAAGAGTCTCTACTCACACAATTAATCCACCTTAAACAGCGTGGGATCACCTTAATTGTGGATTCAAATTATCGACCTCGTTTATGGGATTCAATACCTCATGCGCAAGAGTGGTTTGAAAAACTGTACAGGCTTAGCGATATCGCTTTAGTTACGGGTGATGATGAAAAAATGCTTTGGCAACAACCCATTTTGACAGAACAAAGCATTGCACAACGCCTTCATCAATGGGGTAATCAAAACGTGATTGTTAAACTCGGTGCTCATGGTGCTTTCTGGTCTGATGGCATAGATACGGGCTATATCGCTCCAAAACCGATTGATTCTGTTGTTGATACTACCGCTGCGGGCGACTCGTTTAATGCTGGTTTTATTGCCGCTTGGCTACAAAACAATCACTTACCAACTTGCTGTTTATGGGGAAATACATTAGCTGGGCTCGTTATTCAACATCACGGCGCCATCATCCCTCATAAAGTCACCGATTCATTCTATACATTAATCAAGGATAACCATGACACAGTCAATTGTTGA
- a CDS encoding bifunctional 4-hydroxy-2-oxoglutarate aldolase/2-dehydro-3-deoxy-phosphogluconate aldolase, producing the protein MTQSIVDTLSSLKVIPVIQINRAEDAIWLGEILTQNQLPVAEITFRTPVAAKAIKLMHEHFPELILCAGTVLTAQQADMAKEAGASFVISPGYNPNTVDYCLNNGIDIVPGINNPSQIEVALERGLTLVKFFPAEASGGVKMLKALAAPYAQVQFMPTGGISLNNVNDYLAIPQVVACGGSWIATTKAIDKQDKQTIVNQIQSIHSLLNINKG; encoded by the coding sequence ATGACACAGTCAATTGTTGATACACTTTCCTCACTGAAAGTGATCCCCGTGATCCAAATTAATCGCGCTGAAGATGCAATCTGGCTGGGTGAAATTCTAACCCAAAATCAATTACCTGTTGCTGAAATCACTTTTCGTACACCTGTGGCAGCTAAAGCTATTAAGCTAATGCATGAGCATTTTCCTGAGCTTATTTTATGCGCGGGAACAGTATTAACGGCACAACAAGCAGATATGGCAAAAGAAGCAGGAGCAAGCTTCGTCATTTCTCCAGGTTATAACCCAAATACAGTTGATTATTGCCTGAATAATGGAATCGACATTGTGCCGGGAATTAACAATCCAAGCCAGATAGAAGTTGCCCTTGAAAGAGGCCTAACTTTAGTTAAATTCTTCCCAGCAGAAGCCTCTGGCGGTGTAAAAATGCTAAAAGCACTTGCGGCACCTTACGCACAAGTGCAATTTATGCCAACTGGTGGCATTAGCTTAAATAATGTCAATGATTATCTCGCTATTCCACAAGTGGTGGCATGTGGCGGTAGTTGGATTGCAACTACCAAAGCGATTGATAAACAAGATAAGCAAACCATTGTTAATCAGATTCAAAGTATCCATTCATTACTAAATATCAATAAAGGATAA
- a CDS encoding DJ-1/PfpI family protein, which produces MKQVAVLLADGFEEGEAVVFIDIMRRLDIHVDVLSCMDTLVLNTYFETKISADFLLTEKLTHNYDAIMMPGGPKGTDRLCANEQVIQFIKRHIAEDKYICALCSSGAKVLAAHHLLEGRNYSTGDKLADKYEDGNYLDQDVVVDGKFISAKGLGVSFEFAFTVARHLLSDNTEKVDWQANHIYFKHWPLDYLK; this is translated from the coding sequence ATGAAACAGGTTGCCGTTTTATTAGCAGACGGGTTCGAAGAAGGTGAAGCCGTTGTTTTTATTGATATCATGCGCCGTCTTGATATTCATGTTGATGTGCTTTCTTGCATGGATACGTTAGTATTAAATACTTATTTTGAAACTAAAATCAGTGCGGATTTTCTATTAACAGAAAAGCTAACACACAATTATGACGCAATAATGATGCCTGGTGGTCCTAAAGGTACCGATCGTTTATGTGCTAACGAACAAGTTATTCAATTTATTAAACGCCATATTGCTGAAGATAAATACATTTGTGCGCTATGCTCTTCTGGGGCAAAAGTATTAGCTGCACATCATCTTCTTGAAGGCCGTAACTACAGTACAGGTGATAAATTGGCTGATAAATATGAAGATGGCAATTATCTTGATCAAGATGTCGTTGTCGATGGAAAATTTATCAGTGCAAAAGGATTAGGTGTAAGTTTTGAATTTGCGTTTACTGTAGCTCGCCATTTATTAAGCGACAATACAGAAAAAGTAGACTGGCAAGCTAATCATATTTATTTCAAACACTGGCCGTTAGATTACCTAAAATAG